The bacterium BMS3Abin14 genome contains the following window.
GGAATGCAGTCCCACAGAATCGCCTCCCGCGGCCTCACAAGGACCTTTCAGAATCTGCAGCTTTTTTCCGAGATGACGGTCCTCGAGAACGTTATGGTGGGGATGCACCTGCGATCGAGCTCCGGATTTTTTTCATCTGCGGTAAAGCTGCCTTCGGCGATCAGGGAAGAGCGAGCTATCCGGGAACGTTCCATGGATTGGCTGCGATTCGTGGGCCTCGATGAACAGTGGGAACGGATAGCCTCCGGCCTCCCGTTCGGAAACCAGAGGCTCCTCGAGATGGCCAGGGCGCTGGCCTCGGAGCCCCGTCTCCTGATGCTGGATGAACCGGCGGCGGGGTTAAACAACAGGGAGACACAGGACCTTGCCGAACTGATTGTACGCATCAAAAACGAAAATATTACGGTGCTCCTGGTGGAACACGATATGGACCTGGTCATGGAGGTTTCAGAACGCGTTATGGTGATGGATCAGGGAAAGGTTATTGCCCAGGGTGATCCGGAGGCTATCCGCAAGGACGAAAAAGTGCTCAAGGCCTATCTCGGGGTTTAGTAGATCCGTGAGGAAGGCCGAAGGAGGTAGCTGACCGTTGCTGAGGGTCCGGAATATTACCACATACTACGGACGAATCCAGATCCTGAAGGGGATCTCCATCCATGTGGGGGAGGGGGAGATCGTTGCTCTTATAGGGGCCAACGGAGCAGGCAAGACAACATTGATCCACACCATAAGCGGGTTATTGAAAGTGCAGAGCGGGACGATTAAACTCGGAGACAAGGAGATCCAGAACCGTCCCCCGGAGTGGATCGTGAGGCGAGGGATCTCCCAGGTCCCGGAGGGCCGCCTTGTTTTTGCGCCCCTCAGCGTGGAGGATAACCTTAAACTGGGAGCCTACGTCAGGTATCGTGCGGGGAAAAAGGATGAGATATCCCGGAGTCTGGAGGAGGCATTTGCCCTTTTCCCGCCCCTTGAGGAACGAAGATCCCAGCAGGCCGGCACTTTAAGCGGAGGGGAACAGCAGATGCTGGCTGTCGCAAGGGCGCTTATGGCGCAGCCGAAACTCCTGCTCCTGGACGAGCCTTCCCTGGGGTTGGCGCCCATCGTTTCAGCGGAGATCTTCAGGGTCATTTTACGGTTGAGGGAAAGCGGGGTCACGATCCTCCTGGTTGAACAGAATGCCCATGCGGCCCTCGCGGTAGCCGATCGCGCCTATGTGCTGG
Protein-coding sequences here:
- the lptB_2 gene encoding lipopolysaccharide export system ATP-binding protein LptB, with the translated sequence MSPLLKTEKLTKYFGGVKALNGVDIEVRRGIIQSVIGPNGAGKTTFFNVVSGIFRPSAGEIVFDGELITGMQSHRIASRGLTRTFQNLQLFSEMTVLENVMVGMHLRSSSGFFSSAVKLPSAIREERAIRERSMDWLRFVGLDEQWERIASGLPFGNQRLLEMARALASEPRLLMLDEPAAGLNNRETQDLAELIVRIKNENITVLLVEHDMDLVMEVSERVMVMDQGKVIAQGDPEAIRKDEKVLKAYLGV
- the livF_1 gene encoding high-affinity branched-chain amino acid transport ATP-binding protein LivF, encoding MLRVRNITTYYGRIQILKGISIHVGEGEIVALIGANGAGKTTLIHTISGLLKVQSGTIKLGDKEIQNRPPEWIVRRGISQVPEGRLVFAPLSVEDNLKLGAYVRYRAGKKDEISRSLEEAFALFPPLEERRSQQAGTLSGGEQQMLAVARALMAQPKLLLLDEPSLGLAPIVSAEIFRVILRLRESGVTILLVEQNAHAALAVADRAYVLETGTVVLQDSADRLLQNREVQRAYLGKGKKEIWDAD